CGTTCACGCTAATGGGCCCAGGATGTTATAGGCCTCGGATCCAGCGTCTACTAATGGGCGGGCTGCACTCAATGCTGTTGCTgggccgcgcgcgcctccgcgcGCTATAATGGGCAAGCTGTGTTCATCTGGCCAGCCCAAATTACTGTTTTTCAGTTTACCTAATGCATTTTAATGAGTTTAAAGTCATTTATGTGGATGAGTTTTTTGATTATTTGACACACTTTTCGGTGGGCTTCACCGATTTGACATCCTTTCCGTGGGCTTCGTCGAATTAACATTTACCTCGTTGACACTTCGACATTCTGACCTTATTAACATTTTcactcctttttcttttatttttctcattctatatataaaatatgactGATTTGCCCTTAGCATATTCCACTGTATCCCTTTCCATGTTTTGATTGAACCAGGTCTCAACAGTACGACATTGCAGCGGTCATCGCTGCATGATCGATCTGCTCTGGATCGGTGGCCAACACAGGTAAGTAATCACCCATGGATCCATTTTTCTATCTCGTTTTGCAATCATTCAAAAATTTCTCATGTTTGCTTAATGGATTTGAAGCCTGAATTGATCCTTGCGATGAGGAAGCAGTGAGAATTTGGGGAGCAAATCAATGAGGCAATAGTTCCCGACGGCATGGAACCTGACCCAAAAGTCATCTCTAGCTGGTACTTATCTCAATCTTAAATTGTGTTTAACGTTGTGAGACAAATAGGGTGTTATGGTAACACTaaccctaaatttaatttgttctttCATATTTCCTTGATTTGTTCATTCATATATCCTAACTTTTTCTGTAGGCTTGATCCAACACTCATGTTTAGTGGAATGACGAGCAATATAATTTGTGCTGAAATGCCACTTGAGCATGGTTCTGTTGTGAAACCTACAACTTCTGCTCCAGAAATTGATTGGGATAACTTACAAATTTTGGAGACACAAGATGAGGAAGGGAGGATAGAATTCATGAGTGAGGATCAATTGTATGTGGTTTTGGGCTTGAGAGATGAAGATGAAAGGGCAAAAAAAGATGAACAAGAGgctacaaaaataacaaaggcACGCGCAGCACAACCAAGTGGTGCAACGAATGTGGATGATGATCTGGAAGGGGTTGCTATTCAGTTAGTGATGCCGCGCTAGATGAGCTCATGATATGCTATGATAAGGAAACCCCTAAGATGGATGTTGAAACATTATATCCATCAATGGAAATATTTAGATTGGCTGTTAGGCAATTTGCCATTAATAAAGAATTTGAATTAGGTACTGAGAAGTTTGTTTAGAGGGTTTTGCAAAGGTGAAGATTGCCCATGGAGGATTGTTGCACATAGGCAAGATGATATGAGAACTATAAAGGTGAACTAAGTACCATAAATATTCTAATGTGTTTATCTTGTGAACTAACTTACACTTGTATACATTTCCCCAAACTTACTTACTagcatcatttttatttatgcaggTTACACTTTTAGTTGATAAGCATGAGTACAATTCGTCTAGCAGAGTGAAAACTATCACACCAAATCAGGCATGGGTTGCTGATAAGGCTGTGAATATTCTTAGAGACAACAACACTATGGGTGCTAAATAGTTACAGACTAAGTTACAAGATGATTACAAAGTAACAATTGGATATGACACTGTTTGGAAAGGTAGAGAGAGAGCACTGAAAGAGTTGTATGGTGGTTGGGAGGAGAGCTTTGAAATGCTGTACAGATGGAAAGCAGAAGTTTTGAAGGTGTCACCGAGAAGCGTCGTGGAGATAGATGTAGAAGAACGTGATGGCAAGGTGCATTTTCTTCGTTTTTTTGTGCACTTCAGCCATGCATCGaaggatttttggagggaTGCAGGTCATATCTTAGTATAGATTCAACTGCACTTAATGGAAGATGGAATGGTCATTAAGCTACAGCTACTGTAGTTGATGGCCACAATTggatgtatccacttgcttttGGATTTATAAATTCTGAAACCGAAGACAATTGGACTTGGTTTATGACTCAGCTTAGGAAGGCCATAAGAGAGCCTAAACCCCTTGCAGTATGTACAGATGCCTGTAAAGGATTGGAGAAATCAGTGAGGAATGTGTTTAACGGAGCTGAACAGAGAGAGTGCTTTTTTCATCTTATGCAAAACTTCATTAAAAGGTTTCATGGTTTTGGGAAGATGTATCCTGCAGCACGAACATATAGGACAGAAGTGTTCAAGGAACACATGACAACAATTTTTAAAGATGCACCTGAAGTGTGGAATTGGCTGAGGGATTACCACAATCTAAAATGGATGAGGTGCTCATTCAATCCAGCCATCAAGTGTGACTATATTACTAATAATGTAGCAGAAGTTTTTAACAATTGGATTAAAGACATAAAGGATCTGCCTGTTGTTGATCTAGCTGATAAGCTGAGAGAGATGATCATGGTTCtatggaggaggagaagaagaattGGGGAAAGGCTACAAGGGAGGATCTTACCAGCTGTGAAACTACAACTAAAGGCAGCTACAAGAGGGTTAGGACACTTGAAAGTGGTGCCGGCGGGTGATTGGAGTACAGAAGTTTGGGACAACAGCACAGGTCATGCTAGACACAGAGTTGAACTACACCGACACACATGCACTTGTTGTGAGTGGCAGCACACTAGTAAGCCATGCCAACATGCGTTGGCCTTTATAACAACACAAAGAAATGTTGATGTATGTGATTTTGTGGATGAGTGCTACTCAGTTGAAAAATTTAAGGCAGCATATTGTAGATTGAT
This is a stretch of genomic DNA from Oryza brachyantha chromosome 1, ObraRS2, whole genome shotgun sequence. It encodes these proteins:
- the LOC102708026 gene encoding uncharacterized protein LOC102708026 isoform X1 gives rise to the protein MYPLAFGFINSETEDNWTWFMTQLRKAIREPKPLAVCTDACKGLEKSVRNVFNGAEQRECFFHLMQNFIKRFHGFGKMYPAARTYRTEVFKEHMTTIFKDAPEVWNWLRDYHNLKWMRCSFNPAIKCDYITNNVAEVFNNWIKDIKDLPVVDLADKLREMIMVLWRRRRRIGERLQGRILPAVKLQLKAATRGLGHLKVVPAGDWSTEVWDNSTGHARHRVELHRHTCTCCEWQHTSKPCQHALAFITTQRNVDVCDFVDECYSVEKFKAAYCRLIEPMTDKSQWSEVEVPFCLKAPLGKRNVGRQRKNRIKGCLEAGGNSGELSRGKAAAAKNDGKKMVRGPVTCPNHGLKGHRKTSYKCPLNGTRKRLRKPRKNTTKNWPHEASTPERSAREEILQNSPGIVTRSRLAFLLGEGTSSQSHMSTLLEIRTSVPTALSKKLTPKRKLQID
- the LOC102708026 gene encoding uncharacterized protein LOC102708026 isoform X2, producing the protein MYPLAFGFINSETEDNWTWFMTQLRKAIREPKPLAVCTDACKGLEKSVRNVFNGAEQRECFFHLMQNFIKRFHGFGKMYPAARTYRTEVFKEHMTTIFKDAPEVWNWLRDYHNLKWMRCSFNPAIKCDYITNNVAEVFNNWIKDIKDLPVVDLADKLREMIMVLWRRRRRIGERLQGRILPAVKLQLKAATRGLGHLKVVPAGDWSTEVWDNSTGHARHRVELHRHTCTCCEWQHTSKPCQHALAFITTQRNVDVCDFVDECYSVEKFKAAYCRLIEPMTDKSQWSEVEVPFCLKAPLGKRNVGRQRKNRIKGCLEAGGNSGELSRGKAAAAKNDGKKMVRGPVTCPNHGLKGHRKTSYKCPLNGTRKRLRKPRKNTTKNWPHEASTPERSAREEILQNSPVGSRSCWEKVLLPNHTCPLYWR